One Danio rerio strain Tuebingen ecotype United States chromosome 7, GRCz12tu, whole genome shotgun sequence genomic window, ACTATGGGTTTGCAAAGGCTTTAAAGTTCGACTCAAGTGCTCAGAAGGCAGATAATTGATTTTCATTTACAATAAAATTTTAGTTCAGAGGTGgtaagttgtaaaaaaataattacattcagAATAGGTCCAGATAATACTGAGTCTAAGAGTGATTCGCTAGCATTACTGTTTGTTTTACAAaattcaaaatgtttgtaaagtcAGTATCATCATTTTGATGTATTTGTCCACACGACGTAGTTTGTGTTTGCATTTCCAGCTGTTAAAAATCTTGTGTTGGGTCTGcgtattcattttatattttataaattattgagATTATTAAGTGTTCACAGTTGGGCAGAGAGATAAACTAAATGtacattcttcttcttcttctttggatTTTACTGGCGGTTGGCAACCAGACTTataggtgcattaccgccaccgacTGGAATGGAGTATGGAACTAGTTGAATACTTTCTGAAGTGTATAAATTACATGAAGGGAGAGAAAGGGGGAGGAAATTGTGAGGGGAgggggagagaggaaaaaaaaaaaataaataaaacaacattttttatactagtaataaaatgtaataaaaatgggGGATGGGTGGACTAACAATTCTTCTGATATTATCTCTATATTCTTTCCTCTAACTGGGTttctttaataaattttattatatcattatataccTCACTAGATTTGTTTCCTAATAAACCTGCCAATGTTAAATGCTGAAGATTGCTCTTTTTAACTGACTGAATAAGATCGTTTCgttctttattatatttactacAGTGAAATAAAATATGTTCTATTGTTTCTTGTTGATTACAATGTATACATTGCCCAGTTGGGTGTTTCCCTATTTTATGTAATGTATGATTGAGTCCAGTGTGACCTATTCTCATCCGAGTTATAATACTTCCTTCCCTACGATTTCTGTTCTCCTTCCTCCCAGTTCCAACTTGTTTctgtatattatataaatgtcTACCTGTATCAATGTTATCCCAGTGTACTTGCCATATTGATTGTGCATATGTTCTTATCATGATTTTAGCTTCTGCTTTCTATATGTACATAATTTACATTAACTGTATATAACTGTCGCCTAGGCCTAACCGCTTTTCGGGCCCTCCTAAAGACACGTGACTTCGTGAAGCTCCGCCTATGCTGGTTTCAACTAGGTCCTATAGATGATTGTAAAGGTCGCTTGTGTACAGTTGATGTGTTATTATACGTCGAATTGTCACTGCGATCATGTCCGGAAGAGGCAAAGGCGGTAAAGGACTGGGAAAAGGTGGCGCTAAGCGTCATCGTAAGGTTTTGCGTGATAACATCCAGGGAATCACCAAACCCGCCATTCGTCGTCTCGCTCGCCGTGGTGGAGTCAAGCGTATCTCTGGTCTGATCTACGAGGAAACCCGTGGCGTGCTCAAGGTGTTCCTTGAGAACGTGATCCGTGACGCTGTTACCTACACTGAGCATGCCAAGAGAAAGACCGTGACCGCCATGGATGTAGTTTACGCGCTGAAACGACAGGGACGCACTCTGTACGGGTTCGGCGGTTAGACCCCAACGATCGGTCGTTATATcaaaggctcttttaagagccacccacATTGTCATAAAAGAGGCTTTAGACTACTTGATATTTGGTTTCTAGAGTAACTacatattttgaaaattaatattccATGGGAAACCAGATAGACGCAGTGAGGAGTGTCGCTGATCAAATCAAAGTCCTACCCTAATTACTTATAGTACTATTGTAATCTGTTCACATCGCTAAAAACCAAAATGATAATCAGAAAAACGTAATAATTGTCCTTTATGTTCTTGTATTGAGTCACTGAGCCACATGGGGGCGCTAGTAGTTACTTTAGGGCCTATAAAAGGGTAAAGGAAGAATGTGTGGGAGGATCATTGTGTTGTCCATGTGGCATGCAGAGCTGTTTGCTGTTTAGCTCTGAAGCTAATAAATCTTGATCTTAAAATCTTCGACTCCTCATGCTTGAGCAAACACTACATCCTTTACAATGTAAATCGatcaaaatattttgtaataaattcgTTTGCCAAAAAACACTGCAATTTATTAACCTGGAAAGGTTACAGAGTAGTTAAAAGGGCGGGAATAAGGACGCTAGCAAACTCCATTCTATATTCAatgtcaaataaatgttattcagactagaattaaaataaaaaagaatgtaaGGTTCAGAGATTGTATTGACCTTTTTCTTTAAGCATTACTGTTAGAATATGGAAATTTAACTAAATGTGTATATTTTCGCAAAACGGCAGTATATTTAAGTTCATTGTGATTGTTAAAATGTGGCCTTTTCATGCGAGTTTATTTCTGAAAAGACACAGTAAAATCCCCATTAAGGCTAAGGTTAAACTTTTACCACCTGAGcattttagggcctactcacactatgccatccgtaccgtgcccaggcccgtttcccggatcgtttgagaagtgtgagtgcgctgaatcgggctcaagcacggttcacttggccggccctggccaggttggaagaggtgtgcctgagcgcggatcacttgggctttggcacggtacgcttacCTCAAGATGGCGGCGCGTGCAGACGCAGCGGCTCGGAGCTCCCAGATACACAGcagcgtttttgtttttttttgtctactaAGTTTACTCTGCCAGGCGCTAAGCAAACAGCTACACTATGGACGTGCCGAACTACTTA contains:
- the zgc:163040 gene encoding uncharacterized protein LOC100038789; the encoded protein is MSGRGKGGKGLGKGGAKRHRKVLRDNIQGITKPAIRRLARRGGVKRISGLIYEETRGVLKVFLENVIRDAVTYTEHAKRKTVTAMDVVYALKRQGRTLYGFGG